The genomic region ctttgtcagggaacacacttcgcagatttcaatcttctctggaacttgaatcttcttctggagagttgtaacttcgtggagtttggcaatctttgtaggtcctaggtgtgcgaaacgtctgtgatacagcaggtatctctccttttcattaaccttaagctcgctcttaactggtgtatggggttccgtgcctaggaatgctgtctcgtggtatccatcggcaatgtgtgacactacgtagaggccgtcgtccatagttgctttaataatgatctcctttcctagtttgaagcatagtacgtgtgaattgaaacgacccttcaggcctgctgcgcaaattcttctccctgataacaaattgactccaaggttaggtacaagcagtacttctgacaaccatgtcgacgatccgtctttacacaccacttgagcttctcctttccagtctgcatataattctcccccCAACCCGAACTAGTCTTCGCTTGATCTTCATCATTCGTCTAAAcaatgagggttggtcagacatgtgggaggaggcgccagtgtcggcagcccaagtagatggagaggccttaccgacaatgtcttttgagagacggcatgtctcaatttcctcgggttcagagtctgaggtctcggataattcatctgactctgaattgacttcttcggctccatatgctttgccagtctTTTTGTGAGAATTCCTTTGCTTGAGTGTCTTAATAGGCGgcttagatgatttcttagcgtcgtattccttaaggagctttcgagctctctcacgtcttggacagtctcgtacgccatgggctccgtcacaaaggaagcattggaccATAAACTTAGtaccagattcggagtcagacgatagtggtgagctcttgtgatttcggcgcttgtaaggcggaacatacttctccgtcttccggaatgctgggagagctttttcgtcggcgtcttgctggtctcgaacctccttctcttccagaaacttaagtttctgttcaaccgtaaggttaagttgggcgtttaaggtgtcaatcgtagtcttaaattctttcgggagtgatctaataagaacgagtagtagtgcagagtccttgtaagctccgttggtgtcagcgtctgctgctacgagtttgcgtcggtattcctttagcttttcccatgatccaacaatTGTGTTCCCAGGATTGaatgtgaacgtttgaattctggtcatgtaaatgttggcggttgtggcgtcagtttgggtgtacttcttttgtaggtaggcccagaactggaaggcagtgtcgtattcgtcaataagggcttggtcatcttcagtaagcgaccgaaacaagagatcgattgcagtggcttcatcttctaggtacttgtctcttttttcaatgttgacgcggatcttagtatgcttgtctgcttcagcaatttccaactcttccatagcctccgttAGTTCACCGGCTATTGCTATTTGGCAGTGCTGTACCAGGtttttctcgcagacatagaagactttcttccccttaagcttgaccttgtttcggcggaaccaagtatcgtggttttcagctgtaagttggggaatcttccattcttccttctctacagccatcttgtgtgttttgagttggtgagactattatgcgagcaaggtacgtggtatgatgctaagagtgtaggtgatgcgggcgatgcgggcgatacaggcgatgcgggcgatgcgggcgatccgggtgatattctgcgggcggtgcagtcgttatcggttctcgggtgtagagacggtgtatttaagtgtgattgcgtgttaaccgcgttgtacacgacttcttttcttttctgattccttcttgaatctaagtccttcgtgacttgggtggatgttttgattccttcttgaatctgagtccttcgtgactcgggtaggtgtttgaaaacaataacgttgggttaggcaaccgggctcataacctgttagaacaaggtctcctctggtggtatgactaccataggcgaccgagtagaggtacgaaaggtaaccctgtattggattgaacttcactaagagctattgttctatctacttgttgttatgatgatcttaggacgtacatgacagatcatcattccgcgtcggtccttctgctcgggcttactccacgaacctcacctcgccgacctggactgaacctaacatattcttaacactACGAGTAATTATTAATAATATTGACGACGCGATCGACGCGATAATTGACCTAGGTACCGCTAACAGctacgatgacgacgagTTTAAATAATAGAAGCGCAACGAGCTATGCGCTGCAAAGGGTAGCGAGCACGCAAGAAACCCTATTAAATACTGGCTAGAGTTGCAGGATCGCTACCCTAACCTTAGCAAGCTCGCCCTTGACGTACTCTCTATCCTAGCTTtaagctgtgagtgtgagcgctgCTTTAatgagcttggcgacctGCTAGAGCCTCGCTGATAAGGTATCTCACCCGAGCTTTTAGCGGAAATACAATATACAAGGAGGTGGAGAAAGGTCGGCTTAGGCTGCAACAACGAGGTGGACGAGAAGGTGGTTAGCAACGAGCAATTGGACGCTAAATACGGGCTGGATACATAGGTCGACGGCTAAGAAACTCAATACTAAGTTTTCTATACAATTGTCCCAATTAGGCgtcaagcccatcaagcccATTAAGCCGGCCGACCCTCCGCAGCTAATCAAGCCATCCAGCCGGCCGGCTTCTGCCAAAAAGCCGGCTGGCTGGATTGTTGACAACTATGTTGGGGCCCACTGCATTGGGCAGCGCATATGGAGAACACAAATGCCGTGGATCATCTACTCGAACAAGGAGCAGACGTGGATGCGCTGGACATGTTTGGATATGAAGACGAACAGGCTCAGACATGTCTTTCGATGGCTATGTTTCGGGGTAGCGCAATGATGGTGAAACATCTTCTCAGCAAGGGCGCTGACCCATCTAGGGCTGATAAGAAAGGTCGCACGCCCTTACACATGCTCGCTGGCGACTCCAGGATGCAGAACAGATTGTTTGACATTCCGAAAAATCTCCTCCAGTGGTGTCAGCACAGAAGTTTTGATGCATGCTTGAAGCAGCTGGGGACTTGTGTCAATGTAAtattgtggttttcgaaataccttgagccgcctggatctggttagcttggtgcccaagaacatcaactcccatagtaatttgttagtaaattaatgcagcagccgtttcccacctccagaagcccatgaagctagtcctgtactctaaatcgttcgtgtatagcgttttgtttgtgtggagcttgttgcgagctcaatctagctgctgttgggatgccgcccaagcgccagcgtaagccgaagcagccattcgatcaaggcgttaacccgtcctcccagaagcgtagagcgccagcaactagacaaaatcctacccatttaacgcctaaacgtgtccgccgtgaggcgctgccgtcgcctccagcgactgccccgccgcgccgtcaaagcccgttgtccgagcctgagctgcaagccacccaaacagctgcctccgcgcaagctgaagatatcgttggcgaggatgaggatactttcgaggatggagatggcgatccgctgcctgaggatgaggatgagatcgctgctaagggcgctgccggtagtgttgaggatgagggagagccagcgtaccgacgtcaagaaggcactccatggctgcctcgctcatcgcaagcgctagaggatgaggttaatcctgtactgcgcgttaggtggagggcttgccttggtggtgatatggagaaacactttattcctgaagctgccgatagcgagcacggcgtacggctgtactcgctgcatttcgacgacctatggcagtgggtagatgacgttgttgcagaattacggccaaaaagagcgaagatctcatctgtttgcactgttgtttacccagctaagcaggccaaacgcgagcgcgcgataaagcgattgcggcgaggtgttgatgcaacgtggaatagctttcagcgccttgttgtagaggttgataactatgtcagcgagccagtaaacgtcgatttcgagctcatcttggctgaaattccaggggagcagcagccgttgccaacggttgtcgacggtcctcgtcgacgcaccgcaacggtgattcaagaggaggggcttgctggtgtaatagcagctgaacaagcaggtagcgggcatgctattgctatccgggatagatggcgctgtacagatacccattgcgagaactatccttattgctgctggatggcgccaacagcgaggcagccagcgcgcttcgaagatcacctctttgtcaacggcaacattatctccatgtgggcaagagcaattacagcgagaagggcaacgtacgatgagccatctgatgatgtacggcttgcaattttgagagcaaaggacctgcgggtgcatgagaaaacgcgcaagttgcgggcggctggagatggcgacgatgatatcaaaagcttaacaaaactgctcatcgttggacagcttgagcggatgaacaggcaacctcaacaggagtctaacttgcaggcagctgcaccaacgataacaagagctgaggtatctagtgcatctcagtgggcgcctatccgatatgatcatgagcaggagattaacgagcatactagtaatttctttaactaccttaagttaaaatttcctacagttggagaggacattaacgagctttataagactcttgttattgacggagctatggatatcaacctcttgatgcagccatctggtgatatcttgaagttgtggacgcagcatttcaagcagcctcctggctggtttttcacgctacaaaacactgcaaaagaatggcaagctgggtaccagggtctcacagatcgtaactggagacgagtcgaacgttgtaagaaaagagaggagattgcgcgcaagaaattggtggttgaaccgtctagcagtgttgtggaggatgatggcgagaatgcttgaagcttagtggcctgagcgtttttggtgacagcggcccgtgcccgctatagtgttgaggtttttcaggcgtttcaaatgcgctgcaacaatagtctatttggatagccctatgtacaacactacaacgttatgcgattataacaggttaacttcctaagatagttctatatgtatagaaatagctcttatttttttagaattattaaatcgcttttgtgggttgcgcattaaggtgtaatcgttcgcatttgtatggtatcatctacctatagaaacgtactgtggcatccatttaaaagcacaattaatagggatagccacacctatggaaccagcttctgcagttaatattacagcacaccagctgcgctgcatactcaagaaagaccccaaagtcaatgaagttctccgcttgcgctgaattccttttcatccaccccttgagctgcttaaagctcttctcgatggggttgaaatctggtgagtatggcggcagatactcaaggagtactccagcactttggcaaagcacccgtacacgctctgatcgatggatggaggcgttatcaagcacgattactgaggctggccctgggtgaggattgcagaacggcagcacttgaaactctaagaagtcttctaggatctcagatgtaatcgcgccttgaaagatcttatagcttatgtagccatctatcgtcatggctggcagcagcgaccaccgttctgatcgcctgaagctgtgtgatagctccaccggctccccgattggagaccagccatacttgcggtcgcccgtacgctcattgcaggcgctctcgtccaacgcaacgatctgctccgccttatagtgttgcgccatcctggcaagatagaggcggcggagtggctcactctgctcctttgcccgctttgttgcaagcttgcgagaccatctcatcttctctagctctcggtaaacgctcgcaaggcttatcctaacgtcgtactcgtcgtacaagaagtccctcatctcatccatgtatgcgcccggtgagccattgaggtatgcctgaaggccttcgcgctgagcttgccggagtatagatggccgcccaagtcgaacgcagcgcggcggataaggcacgccccaaaactctaagctcaacctcagctttgctactgtgttacggctcgcacctgtagctctagagatggctcgatcactttcgcaggcagcaattcggtcgaggatagcctggagaacagcgggctgcaagcggtggccggtgcctggcatcgcgatgagatgggctcgagaaaattgcaacaccaaaaacgcgagtcagtagaggcgatcgcagcaaacaatgaacttcaaatacgttgtgggtgttagaaagcgtggctgcatcgatttactaacaaattactataggagttgatgttcttggccaccaagccaaccagatccaggtggctcaaggtatttcgagaaacacccataaAGGCGTCGGGCGCTCCACTTGAAAGCATGAGACAAGGCAGCAACACAACTCCGCTTATGGGCAAacgatgaggatgagatgTCGTTGGCATTCGCATTCCGACGCTTAGTCGTGGATGAGTTGAAGCGAATGGCCTTTGCTTCTGGGGCCGCGGTTGATTGATCTCTTGTGCTGCTATACCTACGAGAGGGTACATCTACTCTAGACCTGGGTCCATCGGAAGCTCGGTATATAGGTGTTGCGTCTCTAATTCCCGTATTGCTGGTGGTATTGACCAACCTATGCGGCTATTTCGTATTCTCTCGTTTTCTTCTTCGGTTTCGTCGTCAAATTGATATGTATGCTGCCACAGTTCGTAGTAAGGCTGATCCTCGACATCAAATTCTTCAACCCCGTACATACCAGGCACTTCCTTCTCGCGTTGCTTGATGTCAGGTGCACGATCCCGTCGTTGAAGTTGCTTTCCCGTCTGCGCATCTGCGGCAATCAGGCGCTGAGAGATCTTTTGGAAGGTCATGTACCGGCTCTTTGCAGCATACACGTTGTTATCAGAACTCTCAGACTGCTTGAACTCATCCCCAAATCCATCATTGTGAAATATGGCATCGATTATCTGGTCGGACCTTTTCGGCAGTCGGCCACGCTCTCGAGCAAAGTTCGTCCACAAACCCAGGCGCATACCGTTTCCACTGTCCAAGGCAATGTCTAAAGCCGTCATCCCCTCTCTACCAGAGTCGTTTACATCAATTCCATTTTCGATGGCGTATTCCACGCTACGAATGTAGCAGTTATAACACATGGCCATGAAAGCTGTCCGAGCTGTAACGCCGTGTTTGGACTCATTCAGGATTCCGGCTCTAGATGTTCCTGGTAGACTTTCCAAATATAACTCCATAATTTGGAGACACGCTTCGTCCCAGATTTCTCGATTGTTTGCTGCGTAGAACAAAACGTCCCGGCCGTAGGTGTCTCTCGTGGTTATTGTGGCGCCTTTCTTTTGTAACCATGTCAAACCCTCCAGGTAATCCAAACCAGAAGCGTTAAGACTAATCCAGAGCAGCGGTAATGACATTCCAAATTCGTCCTGCACATCCAAACTGCCTTTGTATCGGGGGGATGTCAGGATAGTGTTGATCTTTTCCTTCTACGCCGGAGAGTAGCTTTGCAAAGCATGGTTTGTGATCGCTTTTCACGAAAGCGTGGTCTCTAGAGTAGCACCAATGAGTTTCTCTAGGGCGATGAAGTATCCCTCAGGGTATGCCAGGCTCTTTGGCTCTATCTCGAGCCACTTCTGCAACGAAACCAGCTTTGACCACTTGCTATCAACGTTTGCATCTGCACCTGCATTCAGCAGAGCGAATACTGCGCAGACCTGTTGATCGTATATGGCGTCAGCTCGAAATCCTTCTCTAAGCATCGTATCACGCACTTCGCAAATGCGGTACCAGCGTACTTTGGCATCTTAGTTTTCGCCTCCTTAACTAGCGTGTTTCTCACTTCCCAAGCCTCGTTGACCCTCTCCTTGCCGTTCAGCTTCAGCTGCTTTGGAAGTATGTCCTCAACGCACCTGGATCGACCCAGCTCGAAGAGCACAGTACCAACTGCATACAGATCATGATACAGTTTAAACGTTTCAATCTCGTCCGGCAAGCCTTGACGGCCTGGATGGCGATACATGTCGTTCTCGTAATCATTTGATCTCAGGCGCTCAGAATGTGTATCATATTTGCGGGAGAACTCGAAGCCTTTCAGGTAGGGCGTTGGATTTTTTTGTGGTGACTTGTCCCGTTGGTAGCAGATCTAGAGTCCATGAAGATAATGTTGGAGGGATTGATGTTCTTGTGGACCCAGCCGCGAATGTGCAGATTGAAGGTAGTGTGCGCGATTCGATAGGCAATGTAGTATAGTTGCTCGAAAGGTATTGCCCATTTTTCAGTGATTCGGTGATGGTTCCACACCCCAAGTGTACTGAATAGACTCTCTTTGTCCTGAAGACGGTTTTGGAGCTGCCTGGGAATGTCGTATATGAGCACAAAGCGTTTGTTGTCTGTATCATGCTTCCAGTCTATGCATGGGAGTACCGATAGAGGAGGCTGAAGAGCGCCGCGCAAGGCTGCGGGTTCCGTCGATGTAGACGTAAGTTTCTTCAGCTGAGTTGCTAATTGTTGGACTTTTGATTTGATTGTTCCGATCGCATCGGCATCGACGTCGTGCGCATATTCCCGATACTCAATGATAACCTGTTTGAAGCCCTCTCCAACTATGGGCTGGTATTTCGCAACGATTATAATATCCGAGATCTCATCGTGCTTCTTTTTACCTTCGTTCTTTCCGTCTCCATTCTTTCCTTCCTCATTATTTTCATCTTTGTTCTTTCTATCATGATTCACTTTGATCGTACCCTTTGATTGTTCCAACAGGTCGTCTTGCCCTGCCTCGTGGCAACGCCGCATCTGAGCTACAAAGCTCAGGCCTAATTGCTTCGCTGCGTCACTGCCAATGAATCTTTCCAGAAAACTCGGCTTTGCATTTATCTGGGATGAAACCAGAGTATCTTTGAGGTTTAAGAGTAATGGTATGATTTCCTCGGCGAAGCTCTGTACACTTCTGGCAAAGGCAGCTTGATCTTGCTGCATTTTTGTGGCGCTCTGGCCGGGCCTTCCACTGGATCCAGCCTTCCCGGTTAAACAACAAAAGATGACATAAATAGAACAGGGGTGGAAACAGAAGTAACAACATGGATACTATGCACTGCTTTTTACACAAGTCAGTCCGTAGCATTAATCATACAAAATACTACTAGATGTTCATATATTCTAAGTCTCAGTGTTCAAGATCGTGGAAGAATATAAGACATCAAAATAGTATAGTATAGTGCTACTGGAGAAAGACAGACTCCGGGTCATTGAAATCCTTTATGCACTAACAAGGCTGAACTGAAAATAGACAGAAGATAGGCGCCCTCAGTGCGGGGTTTTGCAAAGCCATGTGCATAGGCTGGCCAATCGCCGGCCCTTGATAACACGACGCTTCTCTGAGTTGTTACGTGAAGCCTGAATGGACAGACCATGCAGTAAGTGTATGTAGGCGGCATTACACGATAATTCCCGCGGTGAGTATACAATTATAGATTTTTACAAAACCTACAATCTTCCACATACGACCATAGGACATCAAGAATAGCGCTTCCCGTTCGCTCAGCGGTACTCAAGCGGTGTACCGGCGGATTAGTAGTCAGGTGGGTGACCACTGGCGAATCCCCGCTGTTGTATGTTTTTGTCATTTTGTATTCCACCTCCATTTACAgaggtgcctttcaaaagttcTTGCTAGCGCCGGAGTAGCGGCGGATCCATCGGCCCGATTTTCTTGGCACGGATCAGTATTTtttgaagctggtgatggCCAGTATACCCACTGTTTTAGTGTTTTTGATAGTGTTTTTAGATACATCATAGCTCCAAACACAGATCTCTCTACTCGTGCCTTAATTGTCACTTTAAAGTCACCTTTTGGAGGCAAATCAACCAGGCATATCAGCGCAATCACAGGCATTTCACCACGCACTATTGACGCTATCTATGGCAGAGCCTGCCAGCGAGGCTTTGAGCCAAACGGAGATATGATCAAGATCCTCCCTGAGTACCTTGAGGACGCTCCTCGTACCGGCCGTCCACGTAAGCAAGAGGCTATTCAGGAAGCTGCTCTTGAGAAAGTACGCCGTGATAGATATAGAcgagcagactccgcaacaatcgatccagattggtcagattgattgatttgattggtcatttggagtttttaccaactcaatcaactcaatctaagcttttcaaaatagctaatcaaatcaacttgcgaaggtcagattgattgatttgattagttagattgatttattattaacgagttgtaaggcgagtagtgtcgtattaagagaaggtttttggtgttgaagatagttatcttggacccctatctcgcttagcttgtgatccctgtcggccgggcaagccagtctctatgcattcacttctcaccagctagctctcctcttataggactagctccttctgcttaggggcta from Pyrenophora tritici-repentis strain M4 chromosome Unknown M4_contig_00041, whole genome shotgun sequence harbors:
- a CDS encoding Ank-2 domain containing protein, encoding MQQDQAAFARSVQSFAEEIIPLLLNLKDTLVSSQINAKPSFLERFIGSDAAKQLGLSFVAQMRRCHEAGQDDLLEQSKGTIKVNHDRKNKDENNEEGKNGDGKNEGKKKHDEISDIIIVAKYQPIVGEGFKQVIIEYREYAHDVDADAIGTIKSKVQQLATQLKKLTSTSTEPAALRGALQPPLSVLPCIDWKHDTDNKRFVLIYDIPRQLQNRLQDKESLFSTLGVWNHHRITEKWAIPFEQLYYIAYRIAHTTFNLHIRGWICYQRDKSPQKNPTPYLKGFEFSRKYDTHSERLRSNDYENDMYRHPGRQGLPDEIETFKLYHDLYAVGTVLFELGRSRCVEDILPKQLKLNGKERVNEAWEVRNTLVKEAKTKMPKYAGTAFAKCVCAVFALLNAGADANVDSKWSKLVSLQKWLEIEPKSLAYPEGYFIALEKLIGATLETTLSLDVQDEFGMSLPLLWISLNASGLDYLEGLTWLQKKGATITTRDTYGRDVLFYAANNREIWDEACLQIMELYLESLPGTSRAGILNESKHGVTARTAFMAMCYNCYIRSVEYAIENGIDVNDSGREGMTALDIALDSGNGMRLGLWTNFARERGRLPKRSDQIIDAIFHNDGFGDEFKQSESSDNNVYAAKSRYMTFQKISQRLIAADAQTGKQLQRRDRAPDIKQREKEVPAYISI
- a CDS encoding UBN2 multi-domain protein, whose product is MAVEKEEWKIPQLTAENHDTWFRRNKVKLKGKKVFYVCEKNLVQHCQIAIAGELTEAMEELEIAEADKHTKIRVNIEKRDKYLEDEATAIDLLFRSLTEDDQALIDEYDTAFQFWAYLQKKYTQTDATTANIYMTRIQTFTFNPGNTIVGSWEKLKEYRRKLVAADADTNGAYKDSALLLVLIRSLPKEFKTTIDTLNAQLNLTVEQKLKFLEEKEVRDQQDADEKALPAFRKTEKYVPPYKRRNHKSSPLSSDSESGTKFMVQCFLCDGAHGVRDCPRRERARKLLKEYDAKKSSKPPIKTLKQRNSHKKTGKAYGAEEVNSESDELSETSDSEPEEIETCRLSKDIVDE
- a CDS encoding DDE-3 multi-domain protein produces the protein MPGTGHRLQPAVLQAILDRIAACESDRAISRATGASRNTVAKLRLSLEFWGVPYPPRCVRLGRPSILRQAQREGLQAYLNGSPGAYMDEMRDFLYDEYDVRISLASVYRELEKMRWSRKLATKRAKEQSEPLRRLYLARMAQHYKAEQIVALDESACNERTGDRKYGWSPIGEPVELSHSFRRSERWSLLPAMTIDGYISYKIFQGAITSEILEDFLEFQVLPFCNPHPGPASVIVLDNASIHRSERVRVLCQSAGVLLEYLPPYSPDFNPIEKSFKQLKGWMKRNSAQAENFIDFGVFLEYAAQLVCCNINCRSWFHRCGYPY